The Bdellovibrio sp. NC01 genome includes the window TTTATCAATGGAAGTCATTTGTGGTCACGATCCAATGGATTCAACATCCTCACAAAAACCAGTTCCGCAGTGGAGCAAAAATATTTCGACAAACGTCAAAGGCATGAAGATCGGTATCATCAAGGAATACATGAAAGGTGGCCTTGATGCTGACGTTCAAAAAACTTTTGATCAATCACTTGCAACGCTCAAACAAATGGGCGCTGAAATTGTTGAAGTCTCTGTTTCAATGACTGAATTTGCGGTTCCAATTTATTATCTGGTGGCGACAAGCGAAGCTTCATCAAATCTTGCTCGTTATGATGGTGTTCGTTATGGCTATCGTTCTGATTTTAAAAACCTGTCGGCCATCGATCTTGAAGATTTCTATGGCAAAACTCGCGGCGAGGGTTTCGGCAAAGAAGTAAAACGTCGTATCATGCTTGGCACTTACTGCCTTTCAAGCGGTTACTATGATGCCTACTACAATAAAGCGGGACAGGTTCGTCGCTTATTAACGAATCAATACCTGGAAGCTTTCAAAAAATGCGATGTGATTCTGTCGCCTGTGACAACATCACCTGCATTTAAAATTGGCGAGCTTATCAATGATCCTTTGACGATGTATTTGAATGATATCTTTACGACATCGACAAATCTTGCAGGCTTACCTGGGATGAGTGTGCCATTTGGAATGTCGCAATCAGGATTGCCTATCGGCGTACAGCTGACTGCGGGACATTTTGAAGAACAAAAAATGTTAAACATCGCGGCCGCTTTGGAAAGTGCTTCACCGGTGAAAGGACAAAAACCCCATGTCATATAGAGGTTATGAAGCCGTCATCGGTATCGAAATTCACGTTCAACTTTCGACAAAAAGTAAAATCTTCTGTGCGGATTCAACAGAATTCAATGGCAGTGATAATGAACATGTATCTCCGGTCAGTGCAGGTATGCCGGGCACGTTGCCGGTCATGAATTCCCGCGCCGTCGAATATGCAATTAAGACGGGCTTGGCACTTGGCTGCAATATTCGTAAGAAATCTATTTTTGCGCGTAAGAATTATTTCTATCCCGATTTGCCAAAGGGTTATCAAATTTCCCAATACGATCAACCGATCTGTGAACATGGTTCGGTGTCTTTTAAGGTCGACGGCGTTGATAAAACGATTTCCATCGCCCGTGCGCATCTTGAAGAAGATGCTGGTAAATCGACACACTCGGGTGAATACACTCTGATCAATTTGAATCGTGCGGGTATTCCACTTTTAGAAGTCGTAACAGGCCCCGATTTAAGATCGCCAGCCGAAGCTGCTGAATACGGTCGTACGATTCGCCAAATCGTGCGCTATCTTGATGTTTGCGATGGCAACCTTGAAGAAGGTTCTATGCGTTGTGACTGTAACGTTTCAGTTCGTAAAGAAGGTGCCACACAATTCGGAACGAAAGTTGAAATTAAAAACATCAATTCATTCCGTTTCGTCGAAAAAGCGATCGAATACGAAATCGAACGTCAAATCGATGCGGTTGAGCGCGGTGAAAAGATTATTCAGGAAACACGTCTGTGGGACCCAGATAAAAATCGTACCTTTTCAATGCGCTCCAAAGAAGATGCGCAAGATTATCGTTACTTCCCAGATCCCGATTTGTTGCCACTGATCGTGACCGACGAAATGATTGAAAAGTATCGCAAGGAATTGCCAGAGCTGCCAATTGCTCGAGCTAAACGTTTCCAAGACGAACAAGGTCTGCCTGAATCAGATGCCTTGGTCTTGACGACGGAAAAAGACCTGGCTGACTTTTATGAAGAGACGGCGAAAGTTTCAAAAAACTTTAAGTCATCTGCAAACTGGATCATGACAGAGCTTCTGCGTGAACTGAATACGGCGAATAAAACTATCGCGACGTCGCCAATCAAGCCAGAACAGTTAGGTAAGATGATTACCTTGATTGATAACGGCACTATTTCTGGAAAAATTGCCAAAACAGTTTTTCAAGAAATGTGGCAATCAGGAAAAGATCCTGAAGCGATCATTAAAGAAAAAGGTTTGGTGCAAATTACCGATCCGTCTGCGATTGAAAAAATCGTTGATGAAGTTTTGGCTGCAAACGCACAGAATGTCGAAGATCATAAATCCGGTAAGAAGAAAAACCTTCTTGGTTTCTTTGTCGGTGCCGTCATGAAAGCATCCAAAGGCCAAGCGAATCCAGATTTAGTAAATAAAATTCTTCAGGAGAAATTGAAGTAGTATGAAAGTCGCTGCACTTGATTTAGGAACGAACACTTTTTTATGCCTGATCGCTGAAGGCGATCAAAAAGGAATCACAAAGGTTCATAAAGACCTTGTTGAAGTGGTTCGCCTAGGTCAAGACGTCGACAAAACGGGTGAACTTCATCCTGAAGCTTTGGTGCGCGCAAAAAAATGTCTGACGGAGTTCAAAAAAGAAATCGATAAACATAATGTCGACAAAATTTTAGCGATGGCAACATCGGCTGCGCGCGACGCGAAGAATGGACAAGAACTTTTTGATATAGGCAAAGAACTTGGTATCCCTATTCAGGTGATTCCCGGTGAAGATGAAGCCCGCATCAGTTATCAAGGTGCCACGGGTGGTATTATCGACAACACTGTCACGAACTTGGTTTTGGACGTTGGCGGGGGCTCGACTGAATTTATCGTAGGACGCGGTGAAAAAATTCTTTTCGGCGAAAGCTTGAATATCGGTGCTGTCCGTTTGACTGAAAAATTTGTCACTGCACAGCCGATTGCGGATAACGAAATTACTAAGCTCAATAACTATATTAATGAGCAAGTTGAAAAGATTCTTCCTGAAATCAAGAAGTGCAAACCTGATCAGATTCTTGCGGTTGCTGGGACCCCAACATCTATTGTTGCGGTTGAAATCGGTGGTTTCGACGAAAAGAAAGTGGACGGCTATATTCTTACAAAAGAACGTT containing:
- the gatA gene encoding Asp-tRNA(Asn)/Glu-tRNA(Gln) amidotransferase subunit GatA, with translation MELTFASFSEIADAVKSKKVSAKEVVTHFQNRIQSLDSKLNSFTSQNPNAVKDAEAIDARIAKGENVGVLAGVPFGIKEMLCTKGITTTAGSKILSNFVPPYDATVVARLKQAGVVVMGKLNQDEFAMGSSNETSFHGTVKNPWDLERVPGGSSGGSAAAQAARLVAGTIGTDTGGSIRQPASFTGIVGVKPTYGRVSRYGIIAFASSLDQAGPMVSSVQDAALSMEVICGHDPMDSTSSQKPVPQWSKNISTNVKGMKIGIIKEYMKGGLDADVQKTFDQSLATLKQMGAEIVEVSVSMTEFAVPIYYLVATSEASSNLARYDGVRYGYRSDFKNLSAIDLEDFYGKTRGEGFGKEVKRRIMLGTYCLSSGYYDAYYNKAGQVRRLLTNQYLEAFKKCDVILSPVTTSPAFKIGELINDPLTMYLNDIFTTSTNLAGLPGMSVPFGMSQSGLPIGVQLTAGHFEEQKMLNIAAALESASPVKGQKPHVI
- a CDS encoding Ppx/GppA phosphatase family protein — protein: MKVAALDLGTNTFLCLIAEGDQKGITKVHKDLVEVVRLGQDVDKTGELHPEALVRAKKCLTEFKKEIDKHNVDKILAMATSAARDAKNGQELFDIGKELGIPIQVIPGEDEARISYQGATGGIIDNTVTNLVLDVGGGSTEFIVGRGEKILFGESLNIGAVRLTEKFVTAQPIADNEITKLNNYINEQVEKILPEIKKCKPDQILAVAGTPTSIVAVEIGGFDEKKVDGYILTKERLKFWVTEFSQTSVEVKRTKYQLGGRADIIFAGASILLKVVEALNMDGLRVSTKGVRYGVALEMLRSNGSH
- the gatB gene encoding Asp-tRNA(Asn)/Glu-tRNA(Gln) amidotransferase subunit GatB; the protein is MSYRGYEAVIGIEIHVQLSTKSKIFCADSTEFNGSDNEHVSPVSAGMPGTLPVMNSRAVEYAIKTGLALGCNIRKKSIFARKNYFYPDLPKGYQISQYDQPICEHGSVSFKVDGVDKTISIARAHLEEDAGKSTHSGEYTLINLNRAGIPLLEVVTGPDLRSPAEAAEYGRTIRQIVRYLDVCDGNLEEGSMRCDCNVSVRKEGATQFGTKVEIKNINSFRFVEKAIEYEIERQIDAVERGEKIIQETRLWDPDKNRTFSMRSKEDAQDYRYFPDPDLLPLIVTDEMIEKYRKELPELPIARAKRFQDEQGLPESDALVLTTEKDLADFYEETAKVSKNFKSSANWIMTELLRELNTANKTIATSPIKPEQLGKMITLIDNGTISGKIAKTVFQEMWQSGKDPEAIIKEKGLVQITDPSAIEKIVDEVLAANAQNVEDHKSGKKKNLLGFFVGAVMKASKGQANPDLVNKILQEKLK